In a single window of the bacterium genome:
- a CDS encoding PspC domain-containing protein, producing the protein MRPRLYRSRTDYWIAGVCGGLGRYFGVDSNPIRLGFVVLAAWNGLGVLLYLVTVLIVPEEPIEQIADPGAVPPAPGGAPASHEGRRMRMLGWLLIFGGAYLFLRNLHLFIPIVQDQVFPIVLILGGLVLLLMRESRR; encoded by the coding sequence ATGCGGCCGCGGCTGTACCGATCCCGCACGGACTACTGGATCGCCGGCGTCTGCGGCGGCCTCGGCCGCTATTTCGGCGTCGACAGCAACCCGATCCGGCTGGGGTTTGTGGTGCTGGCGGCGTGGAACGGACTCGGGGTGCTGCTCTATCTCGTCACGGTGCTGATCGTCCCGGAGGAGCCGATCGAGCAGATCGCCGACCCGGGGGCCGTGCCGCCGGCGCCGGGGGGCGCGCCGGCGTCCCACGAGGGCCGCCGGATGCGGATGCTGGGGTGGCTCCTCATCTTCGGCGGCGCCTATTTGTTTTTGCGCAACCTGCACCTGTTCATCCCGATCGTGCAGGACCAGGTCTTTCCGATTGTGCTGATCCTCGGCGGGCTCGTGCTGCTCCTGATGCGCGAGTCGCGGCGGTAG
- a CDS encoding CoA ester lyase, protein MTDSAWVLRSLLFVPGHRREMIAKAAAAGADAVILDLEDGVAPGEKDAARRTVAAALDGSLPEHLVVFVRVNSTGSGLLDADLRGAARARMDGVCLPKCESPADVQALAARLLAVEDRLGLPRGRLKILALVETARGVLNAAAVARESPRAWGVVFGAEDFTADAGLPRTREGTELAPARTAVSLAAHAAGVEAIDGIFADFRDGAGLAADTAEARRLGYTGKTVIHPAQIAPVHRVLAPAADEIAKARRIVDAFEQAEAAGSGIVVVDGAMVDRPVAVRAQRVLARAGRAET, encoded by the coding sequence GTGACCGACTCCGCCTGGGTGCTGCGCAGCCTCCTCTTCGTCCCGGGGCACCGCCGTGAGATGATCGCCAAGGCGGCCGCCGCGGGCGCCGACGCCGTCATTCTGGATCTCGAAGACGGCGTCGCGCCCGGCGAGAAAGACGCCGCCCGGCGGACGGTCGCCGCCGCCCTCGACGGTTCGCTGCCGGAGCATCTGGTGGTCTTCGTACGCGTCAACAGCACCGGCTCCGGCCTCCTGGACGCCGATCTTCGCGGCGCGGCGCGCGCCCGGATGGACGGCGTGTGCCTGCCGAAATGCGAGTCGCCGGCCGACGTCCAGGCGCTCGCGGCGCGCCTGCTCGCCGTGGAAGACCGGCTCGGGCTGCCGCGCGGCCGTCTCAAGATTCTCGCCCTCGTCGAAACCGCGCGGGGCGTGCTGAACGCGGCGGCGGTCGCCCGGGAGTCCCCGCGGGCGTGGGGGGTCGTCTTCGGGGCCGAAGACTTCACCGCGGACGCCGGCCTGCCGCGGACCCGCGAAGGGACCGAGCTCGCCCCGGCGCGGACCGCGGTCAGCCTCGCGGCGCACGCGGCCGGTGTGGAGGCGATCGACGGCATCTTCGCCGATTTCCGCGACGGCGCGGGGCTCGCCGCCGACACCGCCGAGGCGCGCCGGCTCGGGTATACCGGCAAAACCGTCATTCACCCGGCCCAAATCGCGCCCGTACACCGCGTGCTCGCTCCGGCCGCGGACGAGATCGCGAAGGCGCGCCGTATCGTCGACGCCTTCGAGCAGGCGGAGGCGGCGGGATCGGGCATCGTCGTGGTGGACGGCGCCATGGTGGACCGGCCTGTCGCCGTGCGGGCGCAGCGCGTGCTGGCGCGTGCCGGCCGCGCCGAGACGTGA
- a CDS encoding D-alanyl-D-alanine carboxypeptidase family protein yields MTTARRLAALAMTAALVIGVTAGSTGPLEPPLTAGLPGRVVTTGPASTPAPAVLPLILSVSQPAYRPWDVPSIRYQVASTAPVRVTATAAILVDGRSGQVLYGHNPHLIWPPASTTKIMTALVAAESTPLSTLITISPQAAHFRDGSVVGLPEGARIPLHDLLYALLLPSGNDVALAIAEGTAGTVNAFVARMNAEARRLGATQTHFGSPHGLYTPDNYTTAYDLTVITRAALRNPTIAEIVRTKKWTFQPAGYAPRVLYNHNRLLARYPGADGVKTGYVDESGLTLVASATHGGWRLIAVVLHTRDMWGDATRLLSYGFAHFHPTTLARAGESLAVVELPASKRAVVGIVASDVTAVTTPGENVVRRVSLATDLNTPLRRGDRIGEVVFSAGGRLVGVSPLVAAEDVTTERTGIEQFVDWIGHAVGSILGAAIL; encoded by the coding sequence GTGACCACGGCCCGCCGGCTCGCCGCGCTCGCGATGACCGCGGCTCTGGTCATCGGCGTGACCGCGGGGTCCACCGGTCCGCTGGAGCCGCCGTTGACCGCCGGCCTGCCGGGACGCGTCGTTACGACCGGCCCGGCGTCCACCCCCGCGCCGGCGGTGCTGCCGCTGATCTTGTCGGTCAGCCAACCGGCCTACCGGCCCTGGGACGTTCCGTCGATCCGCTATCAAGTAGCATCAACGGCGCCGGTGCGCGTGACCGCGACCGCCGCCATCCTGGTCGACGGCCGGTCCGGTCAGGTGCTCTATGGACACAACCCCCATCTGATCTGGCCCCCGGCCAGCACGACCAAGATCATGACCGCGCTGGTCGCCGCCGAGTCGACGCCGCTGTCCACCCTGATCACCATCAGCCCGCAGGCGGCGCACTTCCGCGACGGCTCGGTCGTCGGCCTGCCCGAGGGCGCGCGCATTCCGCTGCACGATCTGCTGTACGCCCTGTTGCTGCCGTCCGGAAACGACGTGGCCCTCGCCATCGCGGAGGGCACCGCCGGCACGGTGAACGCGTTTGTCGCCAGGATGAACGCGGAGGCCCGGCGGCTCGGCGCGACCCAGACCCATTTCGGCTCGCCGCACGGCCTGTACACGCCGGACAACTACACGACGGCGTACGATCTCACGGTGATCACGCGCGCCGCCCTGCGCAATCCGACGATCGCGGAGATCGTGCGGACGAAGAAGTGGACGTTCCAGCCGGCCGGGTACGCGCCGCGCGTCCTCTACAACCACAACAGACTGCTCGCCCGCTATCCCGGCGCCGACGGCGTGAAGACGGGGTACGTGGACGAGAGCGGGCTCACCCTGGTCGCCTCCGCGACTCACGGAGGGTGGCGTCTGATCGCGGTCGTCCTGCATACCCGCGACATGTGGGGGGATGCGACGCGGCTTCTGTCGTACGGCTTCGCGCACTTCCACCCGACGACGCTGGCCCGCGCCGGTGAAAGCCTCGCCGTCGTCGAGCTGCCCGCCTCGAAGCGCGCTGTGGTCGGGATCGTTGCGAGCGACGTGACCGCCGTCACGACGCCTGGGGAGAACGTCGTTCGCCGTGTCAGCCTGGCCACGGACCTGAACACCCCCCTCCGCCGGGGCGACCGGATCGGCGAAGTCGTGTTCTCCGCCGGCGGCCGGCTCGTCGGCGTCTCGCCGCTCGTGGCGGCCGAGGACGTGACGACCGAGCGTACCGGGATCGAACAGTTCGTCGACTGGATCGGACACGCGGTGGGATCCATCCTGGGAGCCGCGATCCTCTAG
- the scpB gene encoding SMC-Scp complex subunit ScpB, with protein sequence MSAAGHTNGFGGNGRRATGGSVSVESPHHIPAGGLGAAGGPATDGAASDGPARSAGRAGEPVEARNIIECLLLARGGILKIGEIKKVLDIPEPEIRATLAALTVEYGGRGLQIQEVAGGYQLCTRPEYGAHVQRLLRLDELDPLTRATLEVLAIVAYRQPVTRAEVDVVRGVQSVHHLIKLQDRRLIREIGRRPGPGRPILYGTTEGFLRYFGLRDIAALPAAGNGNGTPTLPPTAP encoded by the coding sequence ATGAGCGCCGCCGGCCACACCAACGGGTTCGGGGGCAACGGCCGCCGCGCCACCGGGGGATCGGTCTCGGTGGAATCGCCGCATCACATCCCGGCAGGAGGCCTCGGAGCGGCCGGAGGTCCCGCGACAGACGGGGCGGCCTCGGACGGTCCGGCGCGCTCCGCGGGCCGGGCGGGCGAACCGGTCGAGGCGCGCAACATTATCGAGTGCCTGCTCCTCGCGCGTGGGGGCATCCTCAAGATCGGGGAAATCAAGAAAGTACTGGATATCCCGGAGCCGGAAATCCGCGCGACGCTGGCCGCGCTGACCGTCGAGTACGGCGGTCGCGGGCTGCAGATTCAGGAAGTGGCCGGCGGCTATCAGCTGTGCACGCGGCCGGAGTACGGCGCGCACGTCCAGCGCCTGCTGCGGCTCGACGAACTGGACCCGCTGACCCGTGCGACGCTCGAGGTGCTGGCGATCGTCGCGTACCGGCAGCCTGTCACCCGGGCCGAAGTCGATGTCGTACGAGGCGTGCAATCGGTGCATCATCTGATAAAATTGCAGGATCGGCGGCTGATCCGCGAGATCGGCCGGCGGCCCGGTCCGGGGCGGCCGATTCTGTACGGGACCACGGAGGGATTTCTACGCTACTTCGGTCTGAGGGATATCGCGGCGCTGCCCGCGGCCGGGAATGGTAATGGAACGCCGACGCTCCCGCCCACGGCACCCTAG
- a CDS encoding segregation/condensation protein A, giving the protein MAYHVQCEVFEGPIDLLVSLAHRGQIDLSRVPLRRLAETYREQARVNPALDEATDVLVHLAVLADLKARTLVPKAPPAEAPPPVEEAAGDLRDRLGAQMAEYLQFREAAQALRHLEQVQGQIFGHPTAAADLGDEVLLDGVTIEDLFTAFNQVLHRAKDAPKEIAGEQFTVEQKMAAVVRALDVAGGTVLFGTLFRTGASRLEIIVTFLALLELIKSRRIRARQSKAFDEIEIVLVQARGTAAPAKDAGTGVEPR; this is encoded by the coding sequence GTGGCCTACCACGTGCAGTGCGAGGTCTTCGAAGGCCCCATTGATCTGCTCGTCAGTCTCGCCCACCGCGGTCAGATCGATCTCTCGCGCGTCCCGCTCCGCCGGCTCGCCGAAACGTACCGGGAGCAGGCGCGTGTCAATCCCGCGCTCGATGAAGCGACCGACGTCCTCGTGCACCTGGCCGTCCTGGCGGACCTGAAGGCCCGCACGCTGGTCCCGAAGGCGCCGCCCGCGGAGGCTCCGCCGCCCGTGGAAGAGGCGGCCGGCGATCTCCGGGACCGCCTGGGCGCGCAAATGGCGGAATATCTGCAGTTTCGCGAGGCCGCGCAGGCGCTGCGGCACCTCGAGCAGGTGCAGGGCCAGATCTTCGGCCATCCCACGGCCGCGGCCGACCTCGGCGATGAGGTGCTCCTCGACGGGGTCACCATCGAGGACCTCTTCACCGCCTTCAACCAGGTCCTGCACCGGGCCAAAGACGCCCCGAAGGAGATCGCAGGCGAGCAGTTCACGGTCGAGCAGAAGATGGCGGCGGTCGTCCGCGCGCTCGACGTCGCCGGGGGAACCGTCCTGTTCGGCACGCTGTTCCGGACCGGCGCGAGCCGGCTGGAGATCATTGTCACGTTTCTGGCGTTGCTCGAGCTCATCAAGTCGCGGCGGATCCGCGCGCGGCAGTCGAAGGCGTTTGACGAGATCGAGATCGTTCTGGTGCAAGCTCGTGGGACCGCGGCACCGGCCAAAGATGCCGGGACGGGGGTGGAGCCGCGATGA
- a CDS encoding site-2 protease family protein: MLGFGDPLGIAITLAAVLVAATFHEFAHAFVADRLGDPTPRALGRLSLNPLVHLDLLGTLFFVVFGFGWARPVPVNPRHFADPRRGMLQVALAGPLANITLAFVVGALLKVPDLPGGPLAAEVLSALIWINVILALFNLIPIPPLDGSRILESLLVGRQALTYSRLQPYGTLLLLVLLYTGVVGRIMLPAARWLYHASTGGLPGL, encoded by the coding sequence GTGCTTGGGTTCGGCGATCCGCTCGGGATCGCGATCACGCTCGCGGCGGTGCTGGTCGCGGCGACCTTCCACGAATTCGCCCACGCCTTCGTCGCCGACCGGCTCGGGGATCCCACGCCGCGGGCGCTCGGACGGCTGAGTCTCAATCCGCTCGTCCATCTCGACCTGCTGGGGACGTTGTTCTTCGTGGTGTTCGGGTTCGGCTGGGCGCGCCCCGTGCCGGTCAACCCGCGCCATTTCGCCGATCCGCGCCGCGGCATGCTGCAGGTGGCGCTCGCCGGCCCGCTCGCGAACATCACGCTCGCCTTCGTGGTGGGCGCGCTGCTCAAGGTGCCGGACCTGCCCGGCGGCCCGCTGGCTGCGGAGGTCCTGTCGGCCCTCATTTGGATCAATGTCATTCTCGCGCTTTTCAACCTGATTCCGATTCCGCCCCTCGACGGCTCGCGAATTTTGGAGTCTCTGTTGGTCGGCCGTCAGGCGCTGACCTACTCGAGGCTGCAGCCATACGGGACGCTCCTGCTGCTGGTGCTGCTCTACACCGGGGTGGTGGGCCGGATCATGCTGCCGGCCGCGCGCTGGCTCTATCACGCCTCGACCGGCGGCCTGCCGGGGCTCTAG